One Desulfobotulus mexicanus genomic window, GGCCTTTTTTTCAAGGCTGCGAAGATACTTTTCAAGTTCAATATAATACAGGTGCCAGTGATTGACGAGGGCTTTGTGTGTGCGGGTGTTCAGCATGGCATAGTGATTGAACCAGAAACCCTCTTCTTCCGGCTTATCAAAAAGCGTACCCACAAGAATATGAATGCCGTAGCAGGCTTTAAGGTCACTATAAAGGGCATCTTTGCCCTTCTCAAGCTGATCCCGGTACATGCCCGCAAGGTAATATTTGCTGCGGGGCGGATAATGGAAGCCCGGATTCACCTGAACCTCCAGGTTTACCCATTCACCGCTTAAGTCATCTTTGGCCCGGATATCAAGGATACCCTGCTTTTCATTCTTGAAGGGTTCAGATTCATCAAAGGGATTYARGATGGTTACTTCGGAAAACTTTTTTGAAGGA contains:
- a CDS encoding Rpn family recombination-promoting nuclease/putative transposase translates to MEIKIYNDIVFKWIFGRQSXTAPLIALLNAITSPSKKFSEVTILNPFDESEPFKNEKQGILDIRAKDDLSGEWVNLEVQVNPGFHYPPRSKYYLAGMYRDQLEKGKDALYSDLKACYGIHILVGTLFDKPEEEGFWFNHYAMLNTRTHKALVNHWHLYYIELEKYLRSLEKKAEARPLNELEEWTLFIGTIQDNDRPLDERINHNPMIREVY